The sequence ACGCTCTAAACTCAATCATTTCCCTTTACCTAATAACACTAAAATCCCACAAATCCCTATAGAGAGCAATGCTTACATTGTGGGGCTAGTCAAAAATAAGCAAGAAGTGTTTTTAAAATATGGTAACAAGCTCATGACACGATTATCGCCTTTTTACATAGAGTTTGATCCTTCTTTAGAAGAAGTGAAAATGCAAATTGACAATAAGGATCAAATGGTTAAAATAGGGAGCGTGGTTGAAGTGAAAGAGAGTTTTTATATTCATGGCATGGATAATATCCGCGCGAATGTGATTGGCTTTAGCGTTTCTAATGAGAGTAAGCCTAATGAAGCGGGTTATACGATTAGATTTAAAGATTTTCAAAAATGCTTTTCACTAGACAAGCAAGAAAGGATCTATCGCATAGAATTTTATAAAAACAACGCGTTTAGCGGGATGATCTTAGTGAAATTTGTGTAGGAATGGGTGAATCTTGCCAAAAGATCTCATAGCGTTTTAAGGCAACGCATGATATAACATGACAACCGCCAATAAAGGATAGTCATGCCATACATTAGAAATCTTTACTTATCATTACCTGACTTAACAAAGAGGCTATGTAAAATAAGCAACAGACTTTACATCATGCGTTCATCTCATTCTTTTTCAACAAGGGGACATCGTGTTTTAGAAAGAATGCATGAGGTAATTCAAAAGGGCATGGATAGCCTAACACAGCGATTAGACAATGACTTAAAAGATGATTGCTCTCGCGTTCTTGTCCCTATTGAATGTATAAGTGGCTTAAGCCTTGTTGACAACATGAAACCTGACGAGTTATGCATGTTGTTTATTAAAATCTTTGAACTTATTCGCTCATCATTCAAAAGCCATTTATCTCGCAGCTCTCTTTCTTTTATTGGTGGTGTAATTAGCAGCTTGAACAGGCAGATTCGTTTGTATCAAAAATGGAAATGAGAAAAGGAAAATGCGATAATTTCTTTCCCTTATGGTTATGATAAATCACCATTGAAGGGCGTGAAAAAACCCAAACAAAGCATTAAAAGACAACAACCCTTTTGAACATTGCGGTCTTTAAACTACTACCTCTATATCACACCACTTCTTGCCCCGCATCCAATAAGGCTTCCTTAATCAAATCCTGTGTCGCTGGAGCTTCAAACTCTACAACCACGCTCTTTTTTTCCACGCTCGCATCAATAAAGCTCACGCCTTCAATTTCGCCCACAAATTTTTCAATTTTATCCACGCAATGGTTGCAAGTAATGCTTGGCACTTGAAAAGTTGCTTTCATTCAATGATCCTTAATTTTAAAATTCCTTAGCCTTTGGGAGTTTAAGACCACACTCACAGAGCTTAAGCTCATCGCTAAACCCGCAATCGCCGGGCTTAACATGATATTAGCCTTATAAAGAACCCCACAAGCTAAAGGGATAAACACGCTATTATAACAAAAAGCCCAAAACAAATTTTCTTTGATATTTTTAATGGTCGCCTGGCTTAATTTAATCGCGCTATAAACCGATTTAATGTCGTTATTAAAGCTCACAATATCCGCTGCTTGCACGCTCACATCGCTCCCTTTAGCCATCACCACCGCCACATCGCTCATAGCAAGGCTAGGAGCGTCATTCAAGCCATCGCCCACCATCATAACAATCTGCCCTTTTTCCTTAAGCTCTTTGATCTTGTTGAGCTTGTCTTGTGGTTTAGCGTTGCTGATATAACCATCAATCCCTAATTC is a genomic window of Helicobacter pylori oki112 containing:
- the copP gene encoding copper-binding metallochaperone CopP yields the protein MKATFQVPSITCNHCVDKIEKFVGEIEGVSFIDASVEKKSVVVEFEAPATQDLIKEALLDAGQEVV